Part of the Desulfovibrio litoralis DSM 11393 genome, AATGCCAACAGTCTTTATCTCATTTATTGGAAGAGGAGACCCCTTTTGCGTTAATTAATAATGCGGGATTTTCCAGAGATGGCATTTTAGCAATGATGAGCGAGGAAGATTGGACAAAAGTCATTAATGTACACCTGAATGGATTTTATAACCTAACCGCTACAGTATTGCCATTCATGTTGCGTAAACGCAGAGGGCGTATAGTTAATATCTCGTCAACATCAGGTGAAACCGGTGTTGGTGGACAAGTAAACTATTCTGCTGCAAAAGCCGGATTAATAGGAGCAACTCGTTCTTTGGCGGTAGAGGTAGCAAAGCGTAATATTCTTGTAAATGCCGTAGCACCGGGGTTTATTGATACAGAAATGACAAAAAATTTACCCAAAGAACAAATATTGCCGTCTATTCCGCTTGGTAGGTTTGGCACTCCTGAAGAAGTTGCACAAGTCGTAGCGTTTTTATGTTCAGAAAAAAATAGTTATCTTACAGGGCAAGTTCTCTCTGTAAATGGGGGTATTTATACTTAGTGCTTAAAACTGTTCGCTTTCTCACAAGTATGGACAAAAATGCGTTTTGAACAACAGCTTGATAAAATTATTGCCAGACTAGAAAATACTGAAAAATCTTAAAAAACTAATACAAGACCATTACAAAGCTAGGTTTTATAATGGTCTTATAATTATCTTATAATGTTTTGAATTAAAAGTTAAAATGAATATTCTTAAACTAAACCTTAAAACTCATACTTCATTTGCAAGCTACCGCTTACGCCTTCGCGCATTCCGGTGTAGCCTTGTAGTCCAAGGTCAACGCTAAAGTCGTGATTAACCATAGGTTTAAGGATTATACCGAGTTCGCCGACGCCTGTTCCGCCTTTGAGTTCAGGGGCTTCGATACTACGTCCATAGGCGGTTGCGTTTGCCTTACCGTCAAATTCATAATCATAGGCGGCACCGACATAAGGAGTTGCGTTTTTGTCGATTTCATAACTAAAACGCACGCCATTTCTCCAGCGGTGCGAATCAGCGTCTTCAAACTTTATTGGGTCGCCGGCGACTGTTACATCATCGCCGTTTTGGTGTGTCCAAAAATATTTAGTAGAAAAGTCTAAATCGGCTTTTTCTGAGAGTTGCCAAATATAGCCAAGCCCCGCGTGAGCACCGTAATAGACAGAACTAGAGTCATAAGAAACATTAATCGGACCGCTAAACGCTTCAAAATCGTTACTGCTAAAGTCTGTGCTGACATGACCGACTCTCAAAGAAGCCTCGGTATAAAGCCCCTCTAAAAAGCCTTCTGTTAGGCTATAGCGAGCCAAAATACCGCCACCATAATATTCTGTGTCGCCG contains:
- the fabG gene encoding 3-oxoacyl-ACP reductase FabG; protein product: MKTQKIALITGGSKGIGKAIALELAKEQYTVWLNYLTDHNGAKETQNIIEQNGGSCKLLPFDVSNLGECQQSLSHLLEEETPFALINNAGFSRDGILAMMSEEDWTKVINVHLNGFYNLTATVLPFMLRKRRGRIVNISSTSGETGVGGQVNYSAAKAGLIGATRSLAVEVAKRNILVNAVAPGFIDTEMTKNLPKEQILPSIPLGRFGTPEEVAQVVAFLCSEKNSYLTGQVLSVNGGIYT
- a CDS encoding autotransporter outer membrane beta-barrel domain-containing protein, which produces EGIVSGVAFINQGADLAAGQGMGSALSSANAAGAGNLSSFGAMSAGSSRYNTGSHSDVDSFSLMTGLGWNAPIAQNSLLLGAFFEVGFGNYDSHNSFSGRASIDGSGDTEYYGGGILARYSLTEGFLEGLYTEASLRVGHVSTDFSSNDFEAFSGPINVSYDSSSVYYGAHAGLGYIWQLSEKADLDFSTKYFWTHQNGDDVTVAGDPIKFEDADSHRWRNGVRFSYEIDKNATPYVGAAYDYEFDGKANATAYGRSIEAPELKGGTGVGELGIILKPMVNHDFSVDLGLQGYTGMREGVSGSLQMKYEF